CTTCAAAATCAAGAAGATTTTCATTTTTACTAATAGATAATTCATTATTTTGATTTTTTTCTATAATTTCGTTAGAAACAATATTTTTTTTTTGCCAATTATTTTTAATTTCTTTGAAATTTTTATCTTTATTTAATATTTTATTATCATTTTGACGAGCACTATTTAACATTTGCATTGTCCCACCTACACTTACAATTATTTCAGTTATATAATTATCTTGTCCATTTTGGTTTTTCCATTTTCTAGTTTGTAAAGAACCTTCAATATAAACTTGAGATCCTTTTTTTAAATATTCATTTGAAATTTCTGCTAATTTTCCGAATATTACAATTCGATGCCATTCAGTTTTTTCTTTATTTTCTCCAGTATTTTTATCTTTCCAATTATTTGAAGTAGCAACTATAATATTAACAACAGGATTTCCATTAGGCATATAACGTATTTCTGGGTCTTTACCTAAAAAACCAATTATAATAACTTTATTAATACCTCTTTTACTAGCCATTTTAAACCTTTTTAATTTAATTAAATTTTATAGTTTTAATATTATTTTATAAAAATATTATTACATAAAAAATATAAAAAAAATATAAATTATATAGGAAATAAATTTCCAATCATAAAACGTAATTTTTTCATTGCATTTTTTTCTAATTGTCTAATACGTTCTGCAGATATACCATAATAGTTTGCTAATTCTTGTAATGTAGTTTTTTTTTTATTTTTATTTAACCATCTTAAATTAATAATATTACGACTACGGTAGTCTAATTTTAACATAGCTTTATATAATTTATTTGAAATAAATTTACTCCAGTTATCTTTCTCAATTATATTTGCAAAATTAGAATTATGATCTTTAAGAAAGATATTAGAATTGATTTTTGTATTTTTAAAATTATCTTTAGAATCATTATTCATATCTTGTGCTGACATACGCGATTCCATTTCACAAACATCTTTGATAGAGACACCTAACTCTTTAGCAACCATTTTTATTTCATCTTGATTAAACCAACCTAATCTTTGTTTAGTTTTTCTTAAATTAAAAAATAATTTTCTTTGTGCTTTCGTAGTAGCAACTTTTACTATTCTCCAATTACGTAAAACGTATTCATGTATTTCTGCTTTAATCCAATGTA
The Enterobacteriaceae endosymbiont of Donacia thalassina genome window above contains:
- the rpoH gene encoding RNA polymerase sigma factor RpoH, giving the protein MYKNIFTSNLRSSMLPIGTLDSYINVTNNYPMLTSKEEQELSKKLYYKGDLNAAKKLILSHLRFVIHVTRYYSGYGLQQADLIQEGNIGLMKAVRRFNPEIGVRLVSFAIHWIKAEIHEYVLRNWRIVKVATTKAQRKLFFNLRKTKQRLGWFNQDEIKMVAKELGVSIKDVCEMESRMSAQDMNNDSKDNFKNTKINSNIFLKDHNSNFANIIEKDNWSKFISNKLYKAMLKLDYRSRNIINLRWLNKNKKKTTLQELANYYGISAERIRQLEKNAMKKLRFMIGNLFPI
- the ssb gene encoding single-stranded DNA-binding protein — encoded protein: MASKRGINKVIIIGFLGKDPEIRYMPNGNPVVNIIVATSNNWKDKNTGENKEKTEWHRIVIFGKLAEISNEYLKKGSQVYIEGSLQTRKWKNQNGQDNYITEIIVSVGGTMQMLNSARQNDNKILNKDKNFKEIKNNWQKKNIVSNEIIEKNQNNELSISKNENLLDFEDDIPF